The nucleotide window AGAGAGACAGTAGCCAAAGTCATCCCAGACCCAGAAAAAATCTATGAATTCGTCATCAACCtcaaaaaaatgatggggatgGAATAGAGATTGACAATCGCTACATCATTGATGATCCGATTTACTAGTACATTGTGTACTTGGATCTCTTAATCTCCGTTccgataattttaaaaataaggaACAAATAATAATTTTCCTTCTTCTTGATCAGTTGCTGTAATGTACGCGATAGAGTAGAGAATAGGAAAATGAGTCTTCTCAAGGGGATAGTTCTTGATCAATGTTCCAGTGTCTTTTCGTACagcttgtattaaaaaaatgttgcattgtttttctgtagtttttttttctttttttttaaacgtGCTACAATATTTGAAGTTAGATGAGTTTGCtgtattattttgtttctttatacTGACATGCATAGCTTAAACATTTTATTCTCCCTTCATTTTGTACTAGTCTCTTGGCAAACGTCTATGGGTATGGCGattggccttttttttttttatgattttattgtttttaattttacttattttagatattgttgttttttattaaaatatatctTAAAAATAATGAACGTACACACCCATAATCTCActaggtaatttttttttttggggtgattttttttatctttaaaatcctaatggAAGAAGGATAATTTGGATATTATGAAAGTTTCCTCTCTAGGGCTGGTTCGGGTTGGGATCCCGAACAGAAACTCTCAatccaaatcccaaaccaaaacacttCGGAATGGGATTTTATATCCCAACATTGAACCAAAAATATGCAATTCCCGAAATTTGGGATACCCAAAACTGTTTCAGGATTTCGGGTCGAGATTGGGTGGGAGCTGCCATAGAGTTCCCAATCTCTTGTGCAAACCAAAACCATGGAAAAACCTGCAGGTGGAGACTGAGGCGGCAGTGTTAAAGTTCAAGAGAGTTCTCTTTCTCATTAGCCATGGAAGAGGAAGAGTGAGAAAGTTGAATAAAAACCTAAATTATATAGATCTACATACACTTACAGCACACATGCAATaatcaaatataaaacaaaCGGAATCCTTGCTGCCTATGATGCAGCTGTCATGCCCATGATGTGCATCCATCACGCAGAAAAAGTTTTTCTTGGAAACCCAGTTCCAGATGCTAATCTCAAGCTTCCCCTCCAAAttcccaaaacaaaaactttgcaGCAGCaccaagaagagagagaaaagttGCAGTTTCACGGTGACTCAGATGGAGGAGCGACATGACTCGAATCGATGAAGGAGTGGTGGAACTAGCATTCAGGAGAGTGGGAGTGAGCGACTGAGAGTCTGAGAGAAAGTCTGAGGAAGTGAGGAATGCAACAAAAGACCTAACTCACAATGGACGGTTGGATTAGATCTTAACCAATCCAACAGTCCAAGTGATTTCTaattatgaattaaaaaaaaaatatatatatatatataatattcggttcagttcgggattaccgaACACTTTCAAAGATGTGGCTGAATCCCAAAACGAAACTTTCGGgatcggttcggtttcgggtaccgaattttttgggaaattcAATTCAGGCATTTTTCGGTCAAATTTCGAGACTGGTTCAGGATTTTCGAGAAAAAATTCCACCCATTTTCCTCCCTCTCCATTAGACCTAACCTACCTCCTCCTCTCAAATGGCGCTCTCTCATTTTCGGCACTGAGACTGTTGATCGAGGCTTTCATTACTACCAAATCTTAGAATCTACAAGTTCCACAACTTCCCAATTACAATAGGGAAAGgtggtgacacaccccgaccccgATATCCCCATAtaccagggtaggcacgtgctggccgacacctgaggatgacgaagccattttaaacatgcaaacaaataaaatatataattagaaGGAAATATGCTAATGTGGAAACGTGTTCAGAGTATACAACTAATCAAGAACAATGTTAAGgaattattataaaaatgtaAGGAAAAAGGAATGGGTTCTACACAGAGAAAACTCGAAGATACCTATCCGAAGTTGTCCTAACGCCAGGATTATGTGTCTCGACTCTAAcacctgaagggggcgcaaaaccggagggtgagtggaccaaagtaTAATACTAATAGTGAATAATAAGAATACCATTTtctttctgaacatactaacctcctgttttgaaaacacatatatagtaCTACATAGtaggttttctgaaaactctagcatgccataaaaagCATTCGTAAAACATGTATGTATAAACCAGTACTCAGTAATCTAAATATAGCCGTCGGAAGGCAAATCCTTAAAACCTCCGTAAATCACATCCGTGATGTGctcaactaggggtatcatagtggCTCGAAGGCATAACCATCAccaaaggtgaagctgtacgacactGGGTTACGCCAGTGAAGGAAATAGGGGTCCATCACCCGAAAGTGAAGCTGTATGACTCTGGGTTACACCAGAgaagaaacatatatatatgtatacagtGGGTCCATTATCCGAATGTGAAGCTGTACGACTATGGATTACGCTATAGAAGAAAGATAaggtccatcacccgaaggtgaagctgtacgactctAGGTTACGTCAGAGAagaaacatatatatgtatacaatgGGTGTACAACTCTGGGAGTATGTCATAAATCTCATCaactgtgtcctatggccatagacgtcTACATACTCGGTTGTGTGTATGTGgtgtatgataacccactagataaACACCGAAAACATATCTCAAAATCTCATATCAAATCACCGGAGCTCAAAAGCTCAAAGCATCATCTCATAAATCTATAATAAAAACATTTCATATACAAAAATTCAAGAATACATAACCTTTTGTAAAACGTAAATTCGATAAATCACAAATTATGCATAAAACGTTAAATCatgaaatcatgcttttcatgaatgcaagcctaatattttataaaaaaatgcaatttaagaaggggtccactcactaATATTTTGTTGTCAAGGAGCCGCTCGAACTAGAGAGGACAATGTCACTTCCAATCGACGCACCTAAACGCAATTAGAGATCATTTAATAAAACTCTAGTAAAACGATAGAATTTGGAAAAATAGACAGTGGATTCGGATTCAGCATGTTGAAAAACCTAAGGAAGGTCCTTGAGTTCCCCCACGCGGCGCTCGGATAGTTCGACGGAAAAGTTGCCATCACGGATGGCTGTGGAGCATAATACCTCTGGCCAAGGCACGTGTGCTCCACGCACCGGCCATGACGCGTAACCACGCTCGCCCACGCGTCGACCGTGGAACTAGGCTTGGGTCCAGGTTATTGGATTGGATCTGGGTCAGATTTGGGCTTGAGTTGCTAGGATGGGCCTAGGGTTAGGATTAATGGGTTATGGATTTGGGCCAGGTTATTGGATTGGGTTTGGGCCTGGTTTACACGACCCAAAGGTTTTGACTGGTTTTGGGCCAGGTTTTTGGGTTGTGGGTCGAGTCGACCCGATTTCAAGCTGCCAGATTCAGCCGGAATCTGGTCAGCAAACCAGAGCTCCGTTCGAGCTCAAAACTCAACCATTTCCTATGTTCTACCtaccaaaatgaagataaaCAAGTGTAGATTAGGATTATACCTTTCCTCGGATCAGCCGTGGCCGGAGTTGGCcagaaaatggcttgaaaaccaTCGGGTTTCTGGTCGGAAACTGGGAAATATTTCTCGAGGTGATTTCTGGGTACAAACACCACTCATCACACCTAATTCGATACCAAATGATGTAAAACGAAGGAATAGGGATTTTCCCGAGACTTACCCTAAGTCGGAAAGTAAAGATTTCATCGATGGTTCGTCGGAGGAGAAACAAACAGTGGCATATGCCACTGCAGAGAGAGTGGGATCTCAGTCCAAGCTCAGGTTCGTGAACTCGCTGTCGTTCTAGGTATAGAGTGAGGAAGATGGTGGTGTGGTATGATGAAGGGCTGTGATGGAGCTCGCCAGAATGGTGAGTTGATGACAGTGATGGTGGTCCGGCCACTCTCACGAAGAAATGGAGAGAATAATAAGAGGGAATGAGAGATCGAGAGAATCCCAAAGATTGGAAGAGGGGGACACATGGCAGAAGGAGAAGTAGGGTGTAGGCCCCACATGCCAAAAAttgttaaaataataaaaatatctaATCCTAATATCTAGAATAGTGAAATGACTATTTTGTCTCTTAACTTTGTAGTTTTGTAAAATCCTCATCGTAGCTCCAATTTTGGATCCGCATGCACCTATGCGTTCGTAACGACGAGTACTACAAGGATACACCAAGAAAATGGATCTTACGTGAGACGACAAGGTGGTCCATAAAAGTCAACATTTTtacctcaaagggcattttcgtaaaatcacgtaataaaattataaaaacaaaatatttgggGATGGGTCGTTACAGGTGGTctgataattattttattttggggTTTAAATGAAAAGGTCTTAATATACTGAAAACACCTAATAAGCTTTTATTAACAGTAAGAACAATAAAAAAGCAGTGACATATTCTCGTAATTAAATAAGTTTCTTTTGGTAGCACAGCCGCAAGTAAATAAGTCTCTAGCAAGGGATGAAGCGGCTACAAGTAAGGCAGCAAAGGAGGTTATAAAAGCTTAAATTGGCGTTAAGGGAAAATTTGGGTAATACTAggaagatcaaaattttaaaccaaatttgtataccaaataatgtgtcaccaatatataggaaataaacacgttaatcaacgcTTAGGTAATAACTCAATCattaacaaccacatcatttagtttgcaaatttagtttaaaagaTTTGGTTTCCTAGCATTATCCGGTAAATTTTTGTTGTTTCCCCTAAAAAATAAGGggttatatttataaaaatgcTGTCGTTTTCACACTGACTTTTCATTTTGCTTTTGGAAGAAGTTGATGTCTGTTTCTTCTTACGACTCAAAGTTTCAGTTTTATTCAAAGGACATCAAGTGAGAGAGAAGAACAAAGAGGGGGTGTTAAACAAATCAAAGTGGCAGCAGCTAATACTGTGGTCCCAACTCGGAGGTCACCGGTGATTTAGTCGGCCAGCCATGGCAGATCGTTATTCATGGATGCGGTCACTCAGCATATTTTCGtattgttttttaaaaaaaatttgttggaatggcaatatatttttcaGAGTTTAAAAGAAGGTTAAGCTTGGCATATTGTACAAAATTGTGGGTGtccagagaaaaagaaaaaataattttggtTTTCAAGAAAATAAAGGTGTTCATAGACATTTTTGGATGTACATGGAACTAATATCTCATGAGACTGTAAATTTTAAACTTTCAATTTTTCACATTGTTGGGTGTCATGCAAGAATCATGGACCCTTTAATTGTGAGTTGAGCATTTTCTTCTGGGGCCTACTAGCATTATTATCCGGTAAATTTTTGCCATGCAGTACGTAGAATTACATACTATTTTCTGTTTCGTTAATTGTAGGGGTCAAGTCAAGTGATACATAATTAATCTTCGACATAAgaagaaaaccaaaaaacatGAGCTATGCATAAAAGTgggaagaaataaaaagaaaaaactgttAGTTGGGTTGGCTTATACCAATGACTAGAAAAGACAAAGGGAAGATActgattaattttttaatcagttcttattaggaagaaaaagagatgaAGGAATGTGGGGACAGTGGGGATGAGCATGTGAAAAGGACAGTCTTGAGCTACAACGCCGCCGAAATTCTTTTCCGTGGTTTCTCGTTAAGAAAAGATACTCGTTTGCACAAAGGGCCTGCAATGCCTCCAATAAGACACCTCCACGTGGAGCAGAGGTTCCAAGAAAGGACAAGATCGAAGCATGGGATCAATGGAGGGAGAGCgataaagaaagagagagagagatggattaAGCTTGTAAAGAACGATGCGAGGAATCATGATCATGTTGATTGGTTGAGGAAAAACGAATATGTAAAGTTAAAGTACAGAGAGATCTAGAGAGAGGAAATATAACAGGTGGGGGTGGCAGCCTCCCCATCTTTATTTGCTTGCTTTTTCCATCGTTGCCTTTTTGTTCTCTTATTAACAAAACCCCAAGCAACCCCCACATTCCaacccctctctccctctcccgctcaagttctctctctctctctctctctctctctcagctttGGATCTtcacatcttcttcttcatcctaGTTTAGCCAAGGTTGGTTTTCGTGTGTATAATCATACGTATGATAGTATTATATGTAACACGTATATACGCGTGTTGTACTAATCATAATTTCTAATATCCTCTAATAACTAGGGTTTTGTGGCTGATTGATTATTGCAGGCTGCAATTCTTGATTTTGGTTGAGGAGGCTTGTCATCCAAGCTAGCTAGCTACTAACAGTTGTGCCCTTTTATTATAAttaagaggaagaagaagaaggtccATAGTATACATGGCTCCTGTTTCATTGCCTCCTGGTTTTAGGTTCCATCCCACAGATGAGGAATTAGTTGCTTACTACCTCAAAAGAAAGATTAATGGCCGTAAGATCGAATTAGAGGTCATCCCTGAAGTTGATCTCTACAAGTGTGAGCCATGGGACTTACCAGGTATACTCCCTATGAACAGTCTTTATAATTTGTTTTTCTAGTACTGTCTTTCTTTCCCTTTATTTCTCattgttttattaattacttatctatttatatatttattcttTCCTTCGTTATTTTGTTTAAGTGTGAGCTTGTTAATTTGTTTAAGCACATCTCTTTTTATCTCTCACACAACCCCTGTTAATTTTTGGTATTgatcttttttaattcattcaatcgGATGTTCTAAAATTGAGAGGTGTGTATGTAACAAGAGTGGTGCTGCACCACCCCCTAATGCAATGCTTCGGATGAAATAACATCTTGTTACTCTTTAAAATCGTTAGTTCTCCTACAATcacttatttataaaaaaaaaaatttatagcaGTTTTGTGCCAAATAATTAACACAAACATAATTGAATAATTGATTATGGCCGATGTTTTATGTAAAAAAGGAATTCGATCTTTTGCCTTCTTTGGGCACCCTTATCCTTTATTTGTGTTCAACTAAGCTCGTATCGGAATACTTAACAATGAATTAAGTACATGATTTTTTTGGTAACTAATGATGAAATACTTGCTTTACTTTTATGAGTCAAATATGCTGAACTTTTAACCTTTAATTAAATATCCATAgggtttttaataaaataaattttgagtGTAAAGAATACTTAAAACCACCGACACACCGGTCCCTCGATCTTTAGGGTTCCTGTTGTGAACACCAAGTTTTGTAGTAAGACAAAGAAAGAACCAAGTCAAAAAAGCTAGcagggaaaaagaaaaggattgCTTTTTGTGTGCGATAGGTATGAGTTCCAAGCAATGCTTTCCATGCACTTCTTCCTTCACAACCCTTTAAATTCTTTTATTACATTATTggttcttaattaattaaaattgtgAGTGACGTGTTCCCAAGATTAGATTCTGGGCTACGGAGGCCTTGAAAAGAACAATCATATACAGTCATAGTGTTATGTTAAAGCTTCCACAAAGAATGTTcttaattattgataatattaTATGTTGATAATTAAGCCATGCAACTGCTTGTATGTTTATCCGGTTGCCACTCCAAATGAACAGATTTGTTTTTCAAATACGTAACAAACATCTATTAGCCAGGTACCGTCATTGAAACTATGTCTTGATTGCAAGAGAGAATCGATCTGCTCCAAATGACAATGTTTTTCTTTGTACTTTCTTATGTGGTTGTAGGTATAGTTATtagttttgttgttattttttaGGGGGTAACGGTGGACGGACCACAATTTCATACTATATTTTCCTGACATTTTCCTACCACATTATGTGATTAGCTGATTATGAAATGTGATCCCCTATAATCATTCCTTTCTCTGGCTTTATAATAACTTATTCACTGTAACCAATTTAAACAAACTGAAATATTGCCGCATATAGGAAAGTCATTATTGCCTAGCAAAGATCTGGAGTGGTATTTCTTCAGTCCGCGAGATCGGAAGTACCCTAACGGATCGAGGACTAATCGTGCAACTAAAGCTGGATACTGGAAGGCGACGGGAAAGGATCGGAAGGTAAACTCACAGACGCGTGCTGTAGGCATGAAGAAAACCCTAGTTTATTACGGAGGAAGGGCACCACATGGGAGTCGAACAGATTGGGTTATGCATGAATATCGCCTCGACGAGAGGGAGTGCGAAACTGCACAAGGCTTGCAGGTTCAGGTTCTTTTCTAATTCTTTCTCAAAATTCACAGTTTGAAATTTCATGGAAATAAAAACCCTCATGCAATTAATTacagatttttgaaacatatatatgcattcgTACAGGACGCATATGCGCTATGCCGTATTTTTAAGAAGACTGCAACGGGGCCAAAGATAGGAGAGCATTATGGTAGCACAAGTACTACTAATTACCAGCTAACCAGTGACCATTCATCTAGCGTTAATGAACTGTATTCTGATGGAGGAAGATGTGAAGATTTCGAGAGCTCAAGTTATCCTATGCAAATGAACAATGCATGCtcttcatcaccaaactttgttCATACAAACTCACTTGATGACATGGGTAGAAAAAGAGATGGAAAATGGACGCAGTTCTTATCGAAAGAGGCATTTAATTGCTCGTCCTCATTTTCTCATATTTCTACACATGGAAACATTCCCTACCCTCCATCTAAGGtattattaattttcattttaatatatatgaAAAGTTATATAGAGAAATTATTACACAGTTAGATAAAAGTTATGAATTACTAACCTAAAGCGTAAAAAGATACAAATATAATGATTCTGTTTGAGAGTTCAACAAAAGATACACGCTAGTTTTTTTGGACAAATGCATTTCCTTTATTCGTTTATTTTCCTCACACCATTTTCCTATTTGCAGGTTGATATTGCATTAGAATGTGCAAGGCTGCAGCATCGACTCTCACTTCCTCCATTAGAAGTGGAGGATTTCTCTCAAGTTGGACTCACCGACTTCAAAACGATGCAATACTCAAATCCTGCACCTGACACGACAAGTGCTGAAACTGATGCTTTGCAGGAAATTCTCTCAGTTGCACATGTTTCTCAAGAAATGATCAATCAATCCAGTAATCTTGTGGATCAGACATGGGGTGGAAACTATGCACCTCCAGCCAATGACTTTAGCTTTATGGTTGACCGAGATGCTCAGTATAATCAAATTACTGATCACATGAATTCTATGAGATATGTGGATCACAAAACATGGGGAAATTCGTATACACGGTCAATCGAGATTGGAGACCTGGAGGATGGTTTTAGGATGGAGAATACAGCCGAGAATCTAAGATGGATAGGAATGTCAGACAAAGATCTGGAGAAGGTATATTACAATTTAACTTATCAATTTACCATCCATCATACTTGGCGTgcataaaaatataaaaccagCTTCTTGAAAATGCAGTTTGACTAAAATTCAATGATCTCTTGCTAACCCTAATGCTAGATTTCCATTTAAATGCATTacctttatttgttatttcttgATATTAATGTACATTCTCCTCTTTTTTATATTGGATAGAGTTTCACGGAGGAACACAAGATAGTTCCAATAGAAAACATTTCATCTTTTCGTAGGGAAGAACAAGAGCAACAGTATGAGATTCAAGGTATATGCAAGATTTGTATTTCTTATCTTTCAGGTTTACACTTAGGTTATTgcaattcttctttattttcggCTAACAAAAGATTCAATTGCAGGAGAAACTGGGCATCATAGTGGCATAATCAAGGAACTCAATGATAATGAGGCAAATGATGATGATTTCTCACTTAGTTTCATCAATGAAGACCCGAACGAGAACTTCCTCCATGATGGAAACATGGATGATTATTCGCCTTCTCCAAGCTTTGAAGTCATCGAAGAAATTCAAGTTAATCACGGCATGTTTGTTTCAACTCGGCAGGTGGCTGAAACATTCTTTCACCAGTTAATGCCTTCACAAACAGTTAAGGTCCATCTAAACCCAGTTTTAGGCCAGAACTTTTTCATAGAGAGAGTTGTTACGCAAAAAAAATCTGAGGATAGAGGTTCTTTCTTTAAGAGGTCCAAGGAACTTGTGATGGAAAAGTTCGACGGAATTGCCAAATCAACAATGCCATGGGGGAAAATTGCAAGCACTCTTGTTTGTGCAGTTACACTTATATTGATGCACATGATCATCTATCTTGGGCAACATATGGAAGATGAGAAATTGATGGATGCCTTCACCAGAACTACAACTGCAACTAGTGTGGAAGAAAACGGCAGTTCTGAAATTAGCAATAAGAAGAAAGgacttggattaattaagtggagcaacaaaaaagaaaaggtttGCTTGGTTAATGTAAGAGGTGGGAATAGTTGTAGTGTGTTTCTGAAGAAGATGGGGATTTTCCTCACAGTTTCTTTGGCTCTTGGTACCATGTGGGCTAACCACAATATAATTTCCCCTTGAACTCAACCATTTTATTTCGGTTCTAACAATAGTTTGTCTGTTTGGCAGAGGGGAAAATTCAGCCTAACCCATAGCTATAAGTTCAAATATGTCCTCACAAtttgtattttaaattgacacaaAATCATGTAAGATTTGATATTCATCTATACTAAAAGAGATTTCCTTGTTTCCATTTACTTTCTTAATCATGCTAGAGGGGAGCATAATATCTGACTGTGTAATTAAAATTCATGGCAAATTTTGAATAATTTATAGTGTCACTTAACAAAATTCAGTGATAAGCTGAGCCCCATACAAATTTTAAGTTTCCCTCGACCTCCTAGTCCCCATactatttaaaattttgttgAACACtttaaacagaaaaagaaaggcAGTTCCCATTTGGGGCATTGGGaaactaaatatatatttcGTTGGGTTGCTACTTGCTAGAGCACATGAACATTTTCACTATTGGAGATGGTGGAGAGAGTTGTGTAGTACAAATCTGTGCGGAGCACATGATCATGTGGATGAATATGTTGGAAGATAAAAAGGGCATGCATCAAAAGTGGTGAAAAGAAGATGACAAAATATACATATGCAACCAAACAAGAGATAATGGTTCACGGGTCACTTACTATATATCCTGTCCTGTCCCTCCCAATTAACAATTGGAGTGCTACACATCCTGCCAACTCACACTCACGTTCTCAATTCAAGATAGTCATTTGAAGCCACCGCCAATCCACTAGTTTCATAGTAGGTAATAGGTAAGTCATTGTTCATCCCATGACTTTCCCTCTCACGAATTGTGATGTGAGCATATTCTAAACTAGAAGGATTAATAGAACATGGAAAGGATATGAATCATTC belongs to Malus sylvestris chromosome 17, drMalSylv7.2, whole genome shotgun sequence and includes:
- the LOC126612515 gene encoding NAC domain-containing protein 54-like isoform X1; this translates as MAPVSLPPGFRFHPTDEELVAYYLKRKINGRKIELEVIPEVDLYKCEPWDLPGKSLLPSKDLEWYFFSPRDRKYPNGSRTNRATKAGYWKATGKDRKVNSQTRAVGMKKTLVYYGGRAPHGSRTDWVMHEYRLDERECETAQGLQVQDAYALCRIFKKTATGPKIGEHYGSTSTTNYQLTSDHSSSVNELYSDGGRCEDFESSSYPMQMNNACSSSPNFVHTNSLDDMGRKRDGKWTQFLSKEAFNCSSSFSHISTHGNIPYPPSKVDIALECARLQHRLSLPPLEVEDFSQVGLTDFKTMQYSNPAPDTTSAETDALQEILSVAHVSQEMINQSSNLVDQTWGGNYAPPANDFSFMVDRDAQYNQITDHMNSMRYVDHKTWGNSYTRSIEIGDLEDGFRMENTAENLRWIGMSDKDLEKSFTEEHKIVPIENISSFRREEQEQQYEIQGETGHHSGIIKELNDNEANDDDFSLSFINEDPNENFLHDGNMDDYSPSPSFEVIEEIQVNHGMFVSTRQVAETFFHQLMPSQTVKVHLNPVLGQNFFIERVVTQKKSEDRGSFFKRSKELVMEKFDGIAKSTMPWGKIASTLVCAVTLILMHMIIYLGQHMEDEKLMDAFTRTTTATSVEENGSSEISNKKKGLGLIKWSNKKEKVCLVNVRGGNSCSVFLKKMGIFLTVSLALGTMWANHNIISP
- the LOC126612515 gene encoding NAC domain-containing protein 54-like isoform X2, whose product is MAPVSLPPGFRFHPTDEELVAYYLKRKINGRKIELEVIPEVDLYKCEPWDLPGKSLLPSKDLEWYFFSPRDRKYPNGSRTNRATKAGYWKATGKDRKVNSQTRAVGMKKTLVYYGGRAPHGSRTDWVMHEYRLDERECETAQGLQDAYALCRIFKKTATGPKIGEHYGSTSTTNYQLTSDHSSSVNELYSDGGRCEDFESSSYPMQMNNACSSSPNFVHTNSLDDMGRKRDGKWTQFLSKEAFNCSSSFSHISTHGNIPYPPSKVDIALECARLQHRLSLPPLEVEDFSQVGLTDFKTMQYSNPAPDTTSAETDALQEILSVAHVSQEMINQSSNLVDQTWGGNYAPPANDFSFMVDRDAQYNQITDHMNSMRYVDHKTWGNSYTRSIEIGDLEDGFRMENTAENLRWIGMSDKDLEKSFTEEHKIVPIENISSFRREEQEQQYEIQGETGHHSGIIKELNDNEANDDDFSLSFINEDPNENFLHDGNMDDYSPSPSFEVIEEIQVNHGMFVSTRQVAETFFHQLMPSQTVKVHLNPVLGQNFFIERVVTQKKSEDRGSFFKRSKELVMEKFDGIAKSTMPWGKIASTLVCAVTLILMHMIIYLGQHMEDEKLMDAFTRTTTATSVEENGSSEISNKKKGLGLIKWSNKKEKVCLVNVRGGNSCSVFLKKMGIFLTVSLALGTMWANHNIISP